In Paraburkholderia acidisoli, one DNA window encodes the following:
- a CDS encoding DUF2184 domain-containing protein yields MANNFPAQVRVNPHFAEPDLIVTYAQASGAFAALPGNKPKVKLGNDDLYVYINALDLRTETLSAQAAGNFLPSATLVGTQYSTQTYLIRTRSIWDHHDIAAAAHYNVSLPAAQDLAARQGIYQQMRTALLYGYQPSNNEGLLNAAAATAVTLPPDQYGNTTASTYDNGDMSLWLLSQIVNIKSGMFQSGAQITNRIRFIGPQRILLNWQLANIVQVTAYQRPGAGTSTTGQVVANVTAEAGDEVEYYFDDTLQGKGAGGADMVILTIPEIEQPDMPGINTNVFGDVQPSTKAVNAMYTDMPAPMKIPTPIPDGAITEVQEMRISSGWNLRGQGLYLLSIPH; encoded by the coding sequence ATGGCAAACAACTTCCCCGCCCAGGTACGGGTCAATCCGCACTTCGCGGAACCCGATCTGATCGTCACGTATGCGCAGGCATCGGGCGCATTCGCCGCACTTCCCGGCAACAAGCCTAAGGTGAAACTCGGCAACGATGACCTGTACGTCTACATCAACGCGCTTGATCTGCGCACGGAAACGCTTTCGGCCCAGGCTGCCGGTAATTTCCTGCCTTCGGCAACGCTTGTTGGCACGCAGTACAGCACACAGACGTACCTGATTCGCACGCGATCGATCTGGGATCATCACGACATCGCCGCAGCGGCTCACTACAACGTGAGCCTGCCCGCCGCTCAAGATCTGGCCGCTCGGCAGGGCATCTATCAGCAAATGCGCACAGCGCTGCTCTACGGCTACCAGCCGTCGAACAACGAAGGCCTGCTCAACGCTGCTGCTGCGACAGCCGTTACTCTGCCTCCCGACCAGTACGGCAACACGACCGCATCGACCTACGACAATGGCGATATGTCGCTGTGGCTGCTGTCGCAGATCGTGAACATCAAGTCGGGCATGTTCCAATCAGGCGCGCAGATCACGAACCGCATTCGTTTCATCGGGCCGCAACGCATTCTGCTGAACTGGCAACTTGCCAACATCGTCCAGGTGACGGCATATCAGCGTCCGGGTGCTGGCACGTCGACGACGGGTCAGGTCGTGGCGAACGTGACCGCAGAAGCTGGCGATGAAGTCGAGTACTACTTCGATGACACGTTGCAGGGCAAGGGCGCGGGCGGCGCGGATATGGTCATTCTGACCATCCCGGAAATCGAGCAACCCGATATGCCCGGCATCAACACCAACGTGTTCGGTGACGTTCAACCGTCCACGAAGGCGGTGAACGCGATGTACACCGACATGCCAGCGCCGATGAAGATCCCGACGCCGATCCCGGATGGTGCTATCACGGAAGTTCAGGAAATGCGAATTTCCAGCGGTTGGAACCTCCGCGGGCAAGGCTTGTACCTCTTGTCCATTCCGCATTAA
- a CDS encoding NUDIX hydrolase has protein sequence MPLEQGSSREAISHNIATERAAGKPEKQAIAIAYSEAGKSRQDAEESTQINCAGVLFRAPGPLYLLVRRSDTGEWEQPGGHAEGDETPEAAAVRECEEEIGVCPDGIRWPVRRNPIPDGSGEYTCFLQDVPEPFEPKLNHEHTAWQWAAADALPENMLVPVARTIELVTGNELDIAKRMAAGYLLSPQKYEGAWLFDLRITGTGTSYRKALDEYAYRPPETFLTEEFRERCYGLPVLFLHSKGALNTQEYRDRNIGSIFFPYIAGDEVRGVAKIFDSDGAQLMLTSHESTSPAVIFRDAGSTETVEIDGKTVLIEGKPSFLDHLAVCPVGVWDKGGEPSGINNGDSQMDENVQEQVPAWADALGKRFDEAYSTLNARMDAIEQKGGETMPAAELRPDASGHEAAAAADLAAAEAAGAAEETAEAKAARELKERQDAEQARLDSEEAERTEKERKEKEEKERMDAQVRADAQLRGENAEMKKQIEAMNAQIKALATPPSASDRDQLSAAQARWDSVAQMLGDSVPAPLHFETPIAYRKRLAEKFQKHSDKFKGIRLDSLDGAVFDTIEDQIRQDAQAYAKSPSVMPAGRLLPTIRMDSAGRQITEYHGDMDVWLNHFKHHGVVAKVLRQNHGAR, from the coding sequence ATGCCGCTTGAACAAGGATCGTCGCGCGAGGCGATAAGCCACAACATCGCGACCGAGCGCGCAGCAGGAAAGCCCGAGAAGCAGGCGATCGCGATTGCATATAGCGAGGCTGGAAAGAGCCGCCAAGACGCCGAAGAATCCACGCAAATTAACTGTGCCGGCGTCCTCTTCCGCGCCCCCGGCCCGCTCTATCTGCTCGTCAGGCGTAGCGATACGGGCGAATGGGAGCAGCCTGGGGGCCACGCGGAAGGCGATGAAACGCCCGAAGCTGCGGCAGTCCGCGAATGCGAAGAAGAGATCGGCGTGTGCCCAGATGGCATTCGCTGGCCGGTTCGACGCAATCCGATTCCCGATGGCAGCGGTGAATACACCTGCTTCCTGCAGGACGTGCCAGAGCCATTCGAGCCAAAGCTAAACCACGAGCACACAGCATGGCAATGGGCCGCCGCAGATGCCCTGCCAGAAAACATGCTGGTGCCGGTCGCCCGCACGATCGAGTTGGTTACTGGCAATGAACTCGATATCGCCAAGCGGATGGCCGCGGGCTATCTGCTCTCTCCGCAGAAGTATGAAGGTGCGTGGCTCTTTGATCTTCGGATCACCGGAACGGGCACGAGCTATCGCAAGGCGCTCGATGAGTACGCCTACCGCCCGCCCGAAACATTCCTCACCGAAGAGTTCCGCGAGCGCTGTTACGGCCTACCGGTTCTCTTCCTGCACTCCAAAGGCGCCCTTAACACGCAGGAGTATCGAGACCGAAATATCGGCTCGATTTTCTTTCCTTATATCGCGGGCGATGAGGTCCGCGGTGTAGCCAAGATATTCGATTCGGACGGTGCTCAACTGATGTTGACATCGCACGAATCGACTAGTCCCGCGGTGATTTTCCGCGACGCGGGCTCGACCGAAACCGTCGAGATTGACGGCAAAACGGTTCTCATAGAAGGCAAACCCTCTTTCCTCGACCATCTGGCGGTTTGCCCGGTTGGTGTTTGGGATAAGGGCGGCGAGCCCAGCGGAATTAATAACGGAGATTCACAGATGGACGAAAACGTTCAGGAGCAAGTGCCCGCGTGGGCCGACGCTCTCGGCAAGCGCTTTGATGAAGCATATTCGACATTGAATGCGCGCATGGATGCAATCGAGCAAAAAGGCGGCGAAACAATGCCGGCCGCAGAGCTTCGCCCAGATGCAAGCGGCCACGAAGCTGCTGCGGCTGCTGATTTGGCCGCTGCCGAAGCTGCTGGCGCCGCAGAAGAAACCGCAGAAGCCAAGGCTGCGCGTGAACTGAAGGAGCGGCAGGACGCTGAGCAAGCTCGCCTCGACTCGGAAGAGGCGGAACGCACCGAGAAAGAGCGCAAGGAAAAAGAGGAGAAGGAACGCATGGACGCCCAAGTTCGCGCGGATGCCCAGTTGCGCGGCGAAAACGCCGAGATGAAGAAGCAGATCGAGGCAATGAACGCGCAGATCAAGGCACTCGCCACGCCCCCGTCTGCATCGGATCGCGATCAACTCAGCGCCGCGCAAGCTCGCTGGGATTCGGTCGCGCAGATGCTCGGCGATTCGGTACCGGCTCCCCTGCACTTCGAAACGCCGATCGCTTATCGCAAGCGCCTGGCTGAAAAGTTCCAGAAGCACTCGGACAAGTTCAAGGGCATTCGCCTTGACTCGCTGGACGGTGCCGTGTTCGACACGATCGAAGATCAGATCCGTCAAGACGCACAGGCGTATGCCAAGAGCCCGTCCGTGATGCCCGCCGGCCGCCTCCTGCCGACCATCCGCATGGACAGCGCCGGTCGTCAGATTACCGAATACCACGGCGATATGGATGTCTGGCTCAATCACTTCAAACACCACGGCGTTGTCGCCAAGGTCCTGCGTCAAAATCACGGAGCACGATAA
- a CDS encoding anti-CBASS protein Acb1 family protein, with protein MSDPLIDDGSQASIGLGATVPSSLMRILMADDIVPGAAPSYESCKTLYSFHPLGAKMAEAPIEEAQSQEREITIPGAPEEDLISAFNREWMAIGMTGADEIIRGLMTLKRVYGIASLGVGGRFLNGDDFPTNEPLPYERLHEMEVYFNTWDPLNTAGSLVLNQNPNAPDFQKPQYLRVAGKDYHSSRAVIALNESPIYIEWTNSAFGFVGRSVYQRALYPLKTYVQTMITDQAVAEKAALLVMKMKSPGAIIDQRARNWFGLKRSALKGAKTGNVISIGIDENIESVDLKNLRDAAEFSRNNCVKNIATAAKMPASMLYQETLTEGFGEGSEDAKIIARFIDRMRIEMNPAYRFMDQIVMRRAWSPEFYKTMQRKYAEYKSVPYETAFYEWKNAFTATWPNLLVEPDSEKIKVDSEILKAAISAVEVLSPLLPQSEKARAAIWLAETMNERKLMFSSPLELDEDAIAAYEPVAPETEPKPIVESSHL; from the coding sequence ATGAGCGACCCATTAATTGACGACGGCAGCCAGGCATCAATCGGGCTTGGCGCTACTGTTCCGTCTTCGCTCATGCGGATCCTGATGGCCGATGACATCGTGCCCGGCGCCGCTCCCTCGTATGAAAGCTGCAAGACGCTGTATAGCTTTCATCCGCTTGGTGCCAAGATGGCCGAGGCTCCTATTGAGGAGGCCCAAAGCCAAGAACGCGAGATCACAATCCCGGGCGCACCCGAAGAAGACCTGATCTCGGCATTCAACCGCGAATGGATGGCGATCGGCATGACGGGGGCCGACGAGATCATCAGAGGTCTCATGACGCTCAAGCGCGTCTATGGGATTGCCTCGCTGGGTGTCGGTGGCCGATTCCTCAATGGGGATGATTTTCCGACGAACGAGCCACTCCCCTATGAGCGCCTCCATGAGATGGAGGTGTACTTCAACACGTGGGATCCGCTGAATACGGCGGGGTCTCTCGTGCTGAACCAGAATCCCAATGCGCCTGATTTTCAGAAGCCTCAATATCTGCGTGTGGCGGGGAAGGATTACCACTCGTCCCGGGCGGTAATCGCACTCAATGAATCTCCGATTTACATCGAGTGGACGAATAGCGCATTCGGCTTTGTGGGGCGATCGGTCTATCAGCGGGCACTTTATCCGCTGAAAACCTACGTCCAGACGATGATCACCGACCAGGCAGTGGCGGAAAAGGCTGCGTTGCTGGTGATGAAGATGAAATCACCGGGGGCAATCATCGATCAGCGGGCGCGTAACTGGTTTGGACTTAAGCGCTCCGCGCTCAAAGGCGCCAAGACGGGTAACGTCATCTCGATCGGTATTGATGAAAATATCGAATCAGTAGATCTTAAGAACCTCCGTGATGCCGCAGAGTTCTCGCGCAACAACTGCGTCAAGAACATCGCCACGGCGGCCAAGATGCCCGCCTCGATGCTCTATCAGGAAACGCTGACTGAAGGATTCGGCGAAGGCTCGGAAGATGCCAAGATCATCGCGCGCTTCATTGATCGAATGCGCATCGAAATGAATCCGGCCTATCGCTTCATGGATCAGATCGTGATGCGACGGGCGTGGAGTCCAGAGTTCTACAAGACGATGCAGCGCAAGTATGCTGAATATAAGTCGGTGCCCTACGAGACGGCGTTTTACGAGTGGAAGAACGCCTTCACTGCAACATGGCCGAATCTACTGGTCGAACCGGATAGCGAGAAGATCAAGGTTGATTCCGAGATCCTGAAGGCGGCAATCTCTGCGGTTGAAGTCTTATCGCCGCTGCTGCCGCAATCCGAAAAGGCTCGCGCAGCAATCTGGCTCGCAGAGACGATGAACGAGCGCAAGCTCATGTTCTCGTCGCCGCTCGAACTGGACGAAGATGCGATCGCCGCATACGAGCCAGTTGCACCTGAGACCGAGCCCAAGCCCATTGTCGAGTCATCGCATCTATGA
- a CDS encoding terminase small subunit-like protein translates to MPIAGMARTSGFSKALADKICESIIDGMTLRQIGDLEGMPTKTTILRWLGDDRYIAFRDQYARARELQSESMADDILEISDDGRNDWMEIVGKDGDTVGWRVNGEAVQRSKLRVETRKWLMSKMLPKKYGAIKIDSDGGGEGGPGLDDPNPDV, encoded by the coding sequence ATGCCCATTGCGGGTATGGCCAGAACGTCTGGTTTCTCTAAAGCGCTAGCGGACAAGATCTGCGAAAGCATCATTGACGGCATGACCTTGCGTCAGATCGGCGACTTGGAAGGAATGCCGACCAAGACAACTATTCTTCGTTGGTTGGGGGATGACCGTTATATAGCTTTTCGTGACCAGTACGCGCGTGCGCGCGAGCTTCAGTCTGAGTCAATGGCCGATGACATCCTTGAAATATCGGACGATGGCAGAAACGACTGGATGGAAATCGTCGGCAAAGACGGCGATACCGTAGGCTGGCGCGTCAACGGCGAGGCCGTTCAGAGGTCGAAGCTGCGAGTCGAGACGCGTAAATGGCTGATGTCCAAGATGCTCCCAAAGAAATATGGAGCAATCAAGATTGATTCCGATGGTGGCGGCGAAGGCGGCCCCGGCCTCGACGACCCAAATCCTGACGTATGA
- a CDS encoding oxidoreductase has product MAIDQKLREFASERQIAYLDAIEKHGSQRAAADALGVSRGTVGNAIVSLQQKAAKMGYSPEHDWTHVVPDGFRVQGVSTYYDDEGKPRGQWVKSAVDHNRAEELVREAVSVLSENVRGLAPITESPKRVLGDLLCVYPFGDPHVGLYVWAKECGEAFDLEIGRRLTLGAVDRLVSSAPPAETAILLLLGDVFHADDGTNRTPQHHNPLDVDSRYVKVLQVGIETYRHAILRALEKHARVVVKAIPGNHDPHAIWSLAFTLSAYFSNESRVEVDLGPAKHWYYRFGKVLIGSTHGDTTKHGQLGGIMACDRAKDWGETLYRYWYTGHIHSKSVTELPGVLCESFRTLAAQDSYAAGHGYRAGRDMQCIVHHREFGEIERHRCDVGMLEAA; this is encoded by the coding sequence ATGGCAATCGATCAAAAGCTGCGCGAATTTGCTTCGGAGCGTCAGATTGCATATCTGGACGCGATCGAGAAGCACGGTAGCCAGCGAGCCGCCGCAGACGCGTTGGGTGTTTCGCGCGGGACGGTGGGGAATGCCATTGTGTCGTTGCAGCAGAAAGCGGCCAAGATGGGCTATTCGCCCGAGCATGATTGGACGCACGTAGTGCCCGATGGATTCCGCGTCCAGGGCGTTTCGACGTACTATGACGACGAAGGTAAGCCGCGGGGCCAGTGGGTTAAGTCCGCCGTTGACCATAATCGAGCTGAAGAATTGGTGCGCGAGGCCGTCTCGGTGCTCTCCGAAAATGTTCGGGGATTGGCGCCAATTACAGAATCACCGAAACGTGTACTTGGTGACCTTCTGTGTGTTTATCCGTTCGGCGATCCTCATGTGGGATTGTACGTTTGGGCAAAGGAATGCGGGGAGGCGTTTGACCTCGAAATCGGGCGAAGATTGACTCTTGGAGCGGTTGATCGCTTAGTTTCCAGTGCGCCCCCTGCCGAAACGGCAATTCTCCTCCTTCTCGGCGACGTATTCCATGCCGATGATGGCACCAATAGAACGCCCCAACACCATAACCCGCTCGATGTTGATTCGCGGTATGTGAAGGTATTGCAGGTCGGCATCGAAACATACCGACATGCCATTCTTCGCGCACTTGAAAAGCACGCAAGGGTCGTCGTCAAGGCGATTCCCGGCAATCACGATCCGCACGCGATTTGGTCGCTAGCATTTACGCTGTCGGCCTACTTCTCAAATGAATCCCGTGTAGAAGTTGATCTTGGGCCTGCCAAACACTGGTATTACCGTTTCGGCAAGGTTTTGATCGGGTCGACTCATGGCGATACGACGAAACACGGCCAACTCGGCGGCATCATGGCATGTGATCGCGCGAAAGATTGGGGCGAAACATTGTATCGATATTGGTACACAGGCCATATTCATTCAAAGTCGGTCACGGAATTGCCGGGCGTCCTCTGCGAGTCATTTCGCACTCTCGCGGCGCAGGATTCATACGCCGCGGGGCATGGGTATCGCGCGGGTCGGGACATGCAGTGCATTGTCCATCATCGCGAATTTGGTGAAATTGAACGGCATCGCTGCGATGTCGGAATGTTGGAGGCAGCATGA
- a CDS encoding phage protein NinX family protein: MRVEFVSGILLDYWVARASGIEFKTAREAALALDGQMAPCIFKTAQGTLRIAREDVISAWRPSSDWTIGGDIIGRERIGIIPAGIDWKAYATGDMDATSYGVDPLIAAMRAFVVSKFGKEVPDENIFIQGL, from the coding sequence GTGAGAGTGGAATTCGTATCTGGGATACTCTTGGATTACTGGGTAGCTCGCGCATCGGGAATTGAATTCAAGACCGCCCGTGAGGCCGCACTTGCTCTTGATGGGCAAATGGCTCCGTGCATATTCAAAACGGCACAAGGAACTCTGCGCATCGCCCGAGAAGATGTTATCTCCGCATGGAGGCCGTCATCGGATTGGACAATCGGCGGTGATATTATCGGGCGGGAGCGTATTGGGATTATCCCGGCTGGGATTGATTGGAAGGCTTACGCGACGGGAGATATGGACGCGACTTCATACGGAGTTGATCCGCTAATTGCGGCTATGCGTGCCTTTGTGGTGTCGAAATTCGGAAAAGAAGTACCGGACGAAAATATTTTCATACAGGGCTTGTAA